In Methanothermus fervidus DSM 2088, a single genomic region encodes these proteins:
- a CDS encoding NAD-dependent epimerase/dehydratase (COGs: COG0451 Nucleoside-diphosphate-sugar epimerase~InterPro IPR016040: IPR001509~KEGG: mth:MTH373 dTDP-glucose 4,6-dehydratase related protein~PFAM: NAD-dependent epimerase/dehydratase~SPTR: O26473 DTDP-glucose 4,6-dehydratase related protein~PFAM: NAD dependent epimerase/dehydratase family), with product METFRILVTGGEGFIGKHLVRELESRGHEVISLDLMHSDRENYIRADVRNYRQLERVFERWKFDYVYHLAAEYGRWNGEHYYENLWETNVIGTKHILNLQVKHGFRLIFFSSAEVYGDYDGVMHEDVMVNNPIKDTYQMNDYAISKWAGELMCMNAERMHGSEIVRVRPVNCYGPGEKYHPYRGFIPKFIYHALHNKPYTVYKGHKRIIDYVEDSVRTFANIVDNFKPGEVYNVGGRREWLYDIKEYSDMVLEAVGRDDSIVRYKEVEPHTTRVKIVDCSKAERDLGHDPKVPPQEGIKRTVEWMKEYYGIES from the coding sequence ATGGAAACATTTAGAATTTTAGTGACTGGTGGAGAAGGATTTATTGGAAAACACCTAGTTAGGGAGTTAGAAAGCAGAGGACATGAGGTAATTTCTCTAGATTTGATGCATAGTGATAGGGAGAATTACATAAGAGCTGATGTTAGGAATTATAGACAGCTAGAAAGAGTTTTCGAACGTTGGAAATTTGATTATGTATATCACTTAGCTGCTGAATATGGAAGATGGAATGGTGAACATTACTATGAGAATTTATGGGAGACTAATGTGATAGGAACTAAACATATTCTCAACCTACAAGTAAAACATGGTTTTAGATTGATATTCTTTTCATCAGCAGAAGTTTATGGAGATTACGATGGAGTAATGCATGAAGATGTTATGGTTAATAACCCCATAAAAGATACATATCAAATGAATGATTATGCAATAAGCAAGTGGGCAGGAGAACTAATGTGTATGAATGCAGAAAGAATGCATGGATCTGAAATTGTTAGAGTTAGGCCAGTAAATTGTTATGGGCCTGGTGAAAAATACCATCCATATAGAGGATTTATACCTAAATTTATTTACCATGCATTACATAACAAACCATACACTGTCTATAAAGGACACAAAAGGATAATAGATTATGTTGAAGATTCTGTTAGAACATTTGCTAACATAGTTGATAATTTTAAACCTGGCGAGGTATATAATGTTGGTGGAAGAAGGGAATGGCTATATGACATTAAAGAATATTCTGATATGGTTTTAGAGGCTGTAGGTAGAGATGATTCCATAGTTAGATACAAAGAAGTTGAGCCGCATACAACACGAGTCAAAATTGTTGATTGTTCAAAGGCAGAAAGAGATTTAGGTCATGATCCTAAAGTTCCACCACAGGAAGGTATTAAGAGAACTGTGGAATGGATGAAAGAATATTATGGTATAGAATCATGA
- a CDS encoding glycosyl transferase group 1 (COGs: COG0438 Glycosyltransferase~InterPro IPR001296~KEGG: mmq:MmarC5_1307 glycosyl transferase, group 1~PFAM: glycosyl transferase group 1~SPTR: A4FZH1 Glycosyl transferase, group 1~PFAM: Glycosyl transferases group 1): MKVCYFGSYPEYYPRHRIIKKGLEKHGVEVCEVVDRSHILLRYPKLALKYFKEKNFDVILVGEASNFVQPLALLLKKITNKPLIFDTYVSVYDTNKDRGIYKNINKIFYFLDKINCQFSDIVLQDTKQNLQYFHETFSIPKEKFRVVYIGAEEDVFYPRDCCEDRFNVLFYGTYIPLHGVEYIVKAAKLLPNVKFTLIGRGQTYPKVRRLSKNLNNVIFKDKVPYFQLPKYIERASVCLGIFGGTDKAMRVIPTKIYQSIAMRKPVITGDSPAIKELFEDKKNILLCKMADENSLAEAIELLKEDEKLRNKLSKNSYKLFKKNLTSYHIGKKIKKIIKEVRF; encoded by the coding sequence ATGAAAGTATGTTATTTTGGTTCATATCCAGAATATTATCCAAGGCATAGAATTATAAAGAAAGGATTGGAAAAACATGGAGTTGAAGTTTGTGAAGTTGTTGATAGATCACATATATTGTTAAGGTATCCAAAACTTGCATTAAAATATTTTAAGGAGAAAAATTTTGATGTTATTCTTGTTGGTGAGGCAAGTAATTTTGTTCAGCCATTGGCATTACTTTTAAAAAAAATAACAAATAAGCCATTGATATTTGATACATATGTTTCTGTATATGATACAAATAAAGATAGAGGTATTTACAAGAACATCAACAAAATATTCTATTTTTTAGATAAAATAAATTGCCAATTCTCAGACATTGTTTTACAAGATACAAAACAAAATTTACAATATTTTCATGAAACATTTTCTATTCCAAAGGAAAAATTTAGGGTTGTATATATTGGTGCTGAGGAAGATGTTTTCTATCCAAGAGATTGTTGTGAAGATAGATTTAATGTTTTATTTTATGGAACTTATATACCACTTCATGGTGTTGAATATATTGTTAAAGCAGCTAAATTACTTCCAAATGTTAAATTTACACTTATTGGAAGAGGTCAGACATATCCAAAGGTTAGAAGATTAAGTAAAAATTTAAATAATGTAATATTTAAAGATAAGGTTCCCTATTTTCAACTTCCTAAATATATTGAGAGGGCTAGTGTTTGTTTAGGTATATTTGGAGGAACTGACAAGGCCATGCGGGTTATACCAACTAAAATTTACCAGTCAATAGCAATGAGAAAACCTGTTATAACTGGTGACTCACCAGCTATTAAAGAACTTTTTGAGGATAAAAAGAATATTTTATTGTGTAAAATGGCTGATGAAAATAGTTTGGCAGAAGCAATTGAATTACTTAAAGAGGATGAAAAATTACGTAATAAACTTTCAAAAAATTCATACAAATTATTTAAAAAGAATTTAACTTCTTACCATATTGGTAAAAAAATAAAAAAAATAATAAAGGAAGTAAGGTTTTAA
- a CDS encoding NAD-dependent epimerase/dehydratase (COGs: COG0451 Nucleoside-diphosphate-sugar epimerase~InterPro IPR016040: IPR001509~KEGG: mth:MTH375 UDP-glucose 4-epimerase related protein~PFAM: NAD-dependent epimerase/dehydratase~SPTR: O26475 UDP-glucose 4-epimerase related protein~PFAM: NAD dependent epimerase/dehydratase family) translates to MSELKKYDGKTVLVTGGAGCIGSNLSRKLAELGANVIILDNLSSSYKWNIPKHENIVFVEGDILDDEILKRVYKERPDYVFHLAAHFANQNSVDHPETDLLVNGLGTLKVLEYAQLVGVERFVYASSGCGVYGLDSKIPFKEDDVSISLHTPYQVTKLLGELYCNYFYNLYDLPIVNARFFNAYGPGEVPGKYRNVIPNFFYWAMQGKPLPITGTGNETRDWTFVGDIVRGLLKMGVRKKAIGEAINLGSGKEHKVIELAKIVNELTGNEAGVVYVGRREWDVKTRLLSSIEKAKKLLDYEPKVSFREGLEITYKWFVENWDKIKRSAEF, encoded by the coding sequence ATGTCAGAACTTAAGAAATATGATGGTAAGACCGTGTTAGTTACCGGTGGAGCAGGATGTATAGGAAGTAATTTATCTAGAAAATTAGCTGAGCTAGGTGCAAATGTAATAATACTTGACAACTTATCTTCCTCCTACAAATGGAATATCCCAAAACATGAAAACATAGTATTTGTTGAAGGAGATATACTTGATGATGAGATATTAAAAAGAGTGTATAAAGAAAGACCAGATTATGTTTTCCATCTTGCAGCACATTTTGCAAACCAAAATAGTGTTGATCATCCTGAAACCGATTTATTAGTTAATGGATTGGGAACACTGAAAGTTTTAGAGTATGCACAACTTGTTGGAGTTGAAAGATTTGTTTATGCATCATCTGGATGTGGAGTTTATGGCCTTGATTCTAAAATTCCATTTAAAGAAGATGACGTCTCTATTTCACTACATACACCATACCAGGTAACTAAATTACTTGGTGAACTTTATTGTAATTACTTCTACAATCTATATGATTTGCCAATTGTGAATGCAAGGTTTTTCAATGCTTATGGCCCTGGAGAAGTTCCAGGAAAATATCGTAATGTAATACCTAATTTCTTCTATTGGGCAATGCAAGGAAAACCACTTCCAATAACAGGCACTGGAAATGAAACAAGAGATTGGACCTTTGTTGGTGATATAGTCAGAGGATTATTAAAAATGGGTGTTCGTAAAAAAGCAATTGGAGAAGCTATAAATCTGGGTTCAGGGAAGGAACATAAGGTTATTGAATTAGCAAAAATTGTCAATGAATTAACAGGGAATGAAGCAGGCGTTGTATATGTTGGAAGGAGAGAATGGGATGTCAAAACGAGATTATTGTCATCAATTGAAAAAGCTAAGAAATTGCTAGATTATGAACCAAAAGTTTCATTTAGAGAAGGACTTGAGATTACATATAAATGGTTTGTTGAGAATTGGGATAAAATAAAGAGATCTGCAGAGTTTTGA
- a CDS encoding glycosyl transferase family 2 (COGs: COG0463 Glycosyltransferase involved in cell wall biogenesis~InterPro IPR001173~KEGG: mth:MTH374 dolichyl-phosphate mannose synthase related protein~PFAM: glycosyl transferase family 2~SPTR: O26474 Dolichyl-phosphate mannose synthase related protein~PFAM: Glycosyl transferase family 2) — MDERILWYRIMKVVAVIPAFNEELSIGSVVLLTKKYVDDVIVVDDGSTDRTGDIAELAGAKVIRHHKNKGKGASLKTGFEYAKNKNADIIVTLDGDFQHNPDEIPKLITPIIEGKADFVNGSRYLRGDPGTPKYRRIGQKVLDVTTNITAGIKISDTQSGFRAFSKKCMPYFRFKDDGFGIESEMLVDAAKAGLKIVEVEIGSRYDVGKPSENPISHGLKVLAKILHDMEFERPLYYFTLPGLVVMVIGMILGLIFLRDYLIGRSVNIGPTIVAGIMALFGTFFIFTGIILDSINRMMKERWRGS, encoded by the coding sequence ATGGATGAAAGAATATTATGGTATAGAATCATGAAAGTTGTTGCTGTGATTCCTGCATTTAATGAGGAATTATCTATTGGCAGTGTTGTTTTATTAACAAAAAAATATGTAGATGACGTTATTGTTGTAGATGATGGTAGTACTGATAGAACTGGCGATATAGCTGAATTAGCAGGAGCTAAAGTTATTAGACATCATAAAAATAAAGGCAAAGGTGCCTCCTTAAAAACAGGTTTTGAATATGCTAAAAACAAAAATGCTGACATAATAGTTACTTTAGATGGGGATTTTCAACATAATCCAGATGAAATTCCCAAACTTATAACTCCTATAATTGAAGGTAAGGCAGATTTTGTTAATGGAAGTAGATATCTTAGAGGAGATCCAGGAACTCCCAAATATAGGCGAATAGGCCAAAAAGTTTTGGATGTAACAACAAATATAACTGCAGGTATTAAAATTTCAGACACACAAAGTGGGTTTAGGGCATTTTCAAAAAAATGCATGCCATATTTTAGATTTAAGGATGATGGATTCGGAATTGAAAGTGAAATGTTAGTCGATGCTGCAAAAGCTGGATTAAAAATTGTTGAAGTTGAAATTGGATCAAGATACGATGTTGGCAAACCTTCTGAGAATCCAATAAGTCATGGTTTAAAAGTTTTAGCTAAAATATTACATGACATGGAATTTGAACGTCCACTTTACTATTTCACATTGCCTGGTTTAGTAGTTATGGTTATTGGCATGATACTTGGATTGATATTTCTTAGAGATTATTTAATTGGCAGGAGTGTAAATATAGGTCCTACAATTGTGGCAGGTATAATGGCACTATTTGGAACATTTTTTATCTTTACAGGTATAATACTTGATTCAATAAATAGAATGATGAAGGAACGATGGAGAGGATCATAA
- a CDS encoding glycosyl transferase group 1 (COGs: COG0438 Glycosyltransferase~InterPro IPR001296~KEGG: mth:MTH376 hypothetical protein~PFAM: glycosyl transferase group 1~SPTR: O26476 Conserved protein~PFAM: Glycosyl transferases group 1), translated as MRILLLQESDWITRNPHQQHHLIDRLSVRGHEIRVIDYEIDYRKKGYKIFEKRKIFRNVHKVIPEANVTVIRPSIVKIPILDYISILYFHKKEIKRQIKEFDPDVILGFGILNSFLGVHEAKKHDIPFVYYLIDVLYRLIPENYLQFFGKILMKKIIKESDLVLAINKRLAQFAIDLGSNPKKTKVLGAGIDLSKFDLSLDGREIRKKYGIKDNELLLFFMGYLYEFSGLKELAEELCKKDVNMKLMIVGDGDIYDDLLKIANKCNKIILTGRKKYDEIPKFLAAADICVLPAHKHKIMQDIVPIKIYEYMAMAKPVIATRLPGIVMEFNKGNGVFYVDKPEETIDLARKIDIEKEGIKARRYVEKRDWEKITDKFEKILKNLLER; from the coding sequence ATGAGAATACTTCTATTACAGGAGTCAGATTGGATAACTAGGAACCCACATCAACAGCATCATCTAATTGATAGGTTGTCAGTGAGAGGTCATGAGATAAGAGTAATTGATTACGAAATAGATTATAGAAAGAAAGGATATAAAATTTTTGAAAAAAGGAAAATATTTAGGAATGTACATAAAGTAATTCCTGAGGCTAATGTTACAGTGATTAGGCCAAGCATTGTAAAGATTCCAATTCTTGATTATATATCTATCCTTTATTTCCACAAAAAGGAAATAAAAAGGCAAATTAAAGAATTTGATCCTGATGTTATATTGGGTTTTGGAATTTTAAATTCTTTTTTAGGAGTTCATGAAGCTAAAAAACATGACATACCTTTTGTTTATTACTTAATAGATGTTTTATATAGGCTTATTCCTGAAAATTATTTACAATTTTTTGGAAAAATATTGATGAAAAAAATTATTAAGGAGTCAGATTTGGTTTTAGCAATAAACAAGCGTTTAGCCCAATTTGCTATTGATTTAGGGTCTAATCCTAAAAAAACTAAAGTATTGGGGGCAGGAATAGACTTAAGTAAATTTGATTTAAGTTTAGATGGTAGAGAGATAAGAAAGAAATATGGAATTAAAGATAATGAATTACTTTTATTTTTTATGGGATATCTTTATGAATTTTCTGGTTTAAAAGAGTTAGCCGAAGAATTGTGTAAAAAAGATGTAAATATGAAGTTAATGATTGTTGGTGATGGAGATATCTATGATGATCTTTTGAAAATAGCTAATAAATGCAACAAAATTATTCTCACTGGTAGGAAAAAATATGATGAGATACCAAAATTTTTAGCTGCTGCTGATATTTGTGTTTTACCAGCTCATAAACATAAAATAATGCAAGATATAGTCCCAATAAAAATATATGAATATATGGCAATGGCAAAGCCTGTGATAGCAACCAGGTTACCTGGAATAGTCATGGAATTTAACAAAGGGAATGGCGTATTTTATGTGGATAAACCTGAGGAGACAATTGATTTGGCAAGGAAGATAGATATTGAGAAAGAAGGAATTAAGGCTAGAAGGTATGTAGAGAAAAGAGATTGGGAAAAAATAACTGACAAATTTGAAAAAATACTTAAAAATTTATTGGAAAGATAA
- a CDS encoding hypothetical protein (InterPro IPR013784~KEGG: mth:MTH1513 cell surface glycoprotein (s-layer protein) related protein~SPTR: O27557 Cell surface glycoprotein (S-layer protein) related protein~PFAM: CARDB) — MLLAMVLAVFALAGVASAVNVSNVTVAAPNLQTGQPTSSNTSITVFKNTPCNISATITNTTVNEVSNATLVVDNSPVNTTTVTNITTYPYTYTYNNYTFTQTGNHTVTVMATNSTNTVYGNIVNVTVVDPPYATLSNLTVTPTSGIAPLTITATCNITNTGGLAWNYTAFLNVNGTPVANQTITVPANSTLPITFTYTLNQLSQIGTNNINITVTTTIVGITYTYTTNNVTVTVSAPPTKVYNVTVTAPNLQTGQPTSSNTTITVFKNTTCTISATITNDLTDTKNATLVYDGNALWGTAFQQGCSTAGVIWTYNQTYQFSEVGNHTVSVWATNGTTVVKGNTVTVTVLNPPYATLSNLTVTPTSGIAPLTITATCNITNTGGLAWNYTAFLNVNGTPVANQTITVPANSTLPITFTYTLNQTGTYNIYVYVNATIAGQPWNCTTNIVPVTVGMVALGDITVSPTTIYPGQITVAVPVTSANFTGYLNVTINATNVVYNANTTVNINAPTPQTITYYFYPYIQSPGTYTLNVTLLDNNLNMIQNKTMNITVYDPNYVLSNLVVTPTSGVAPLNITATANFTNKYSTPVNVTAILYIDGSAVANQTITVPANSTLPITFNYPNLGVGTHTIMMGTNVTTILPTSNVTVKVYDPNYVLSNLVVTPTSGVAPLNITATANFTNKYSTPVNVTATLYVNGAAVASRALTVGNNTTVPITFTYTLTQAGTYNVTIGTNVTDVLPPVTVTVTTPANFTLSNLTVTPTSGVAPLTITATAKVTNTGGTAGNYTATLYVNNNAVNQTTVTVGPGNSTTVSLSYTLTQAGTYNVTIGNLTPVTVNVTTPVVPTPTPVVQNKTFSIILRNTGTSTITFKYYISVYTNPVNGTKVYYKELTITLNAGQETTIDLGKYPDTYAVSTTAVFTNTGRNYMSVDLYAKYNIEGCASQVKIISKDIPPRTTIKDTTRFTNKNGTVDIW; from the coding sequence ATGCTGCTGGCAATGGTGCTGGCAGTATTTGCGCTAGCAGGCGTAGCTTCTGCTGTAAATGTTAGTAATGTAACAGTTGCCGCTCCAAATCTTCAAACAGGACAGCCAACAAGTTCAAACACAAGTATTACAGTATTTAAGAATACACCATGTAATATTAGTGCAACTATAACAAATACTACAGTAAATGAAGTATCAAATGCTACTTTAGTAGTGGATAATAGTCCAGTTAATACTACTACTGTAACTAACATTACTACATACCCATACACATACACATACAATAACTATACATTCACACAAACAGGTAATCATACAGTAACTGTGATGGCAACAAATAGTACAAACACCGTATATGGTAACATCGTTAATGTTACAGTTGTAGATCCACCATATGCTACCTTAAGCAACTTAACAGTCACTCCAACATCTGGAATTGCACCACTAACAATAACTGCAACATGTAACATCACAAACACTGGTGGTCTAGCCTGGAATTACACAGCATTCTTAAATGTAAACGGTACTCCTGTTGCAAATCAAACAATTACAGTTCCTGCAAATTCAACACTTCCAATAACATTCACTTACACATTAAACCAATTAAGCCAAATAGGAACTAACAACATAAATATAACTGTCACTACAACAATAGTTGGTATAACTTACACCTACACAACCAATAATGTGACAGTAACTGTAAGTGCACCACCTACAAAAGTTTATAATGTAACAGTTACCGCTCCAAATCTTCAAACAGGACAGCCAACAAGTTCAAACACAACTATTACAGTATTTAAGAATACAACATGTACCATCAGTGCAACTATAACAAATGATCTAACTGACACTAAAAATGCTACTTTAGTGTATGACGGTAATGCATTATGGGGAACTGCTTTCCAACAAGGTTGTAGTACTGCTGGAGTAATATGGACATACAATCAAACATATCAATTCTCAGAAGTAGGTAATCATACAGTAAGTGTCTGGGCAACAAATGGTACAACAGTTGTGAAGGGTAACACCGTTACAGTCACAGTTTTAAATCCACCATATGCTACCTTAAGCAACTTAACAGTCACTCCAACATCTGGAATTGCACCACTAACAATAACTGCAACATGTAACATCACAAACACTGGTGGTCTAGCCTGGAATTACACAGCATTCTTAAATGTAAACGGTACTCCTGTTGCAAATCAAACAATTACAGTTCCTGCAAATTCAACACTTCCAATAACATTCACTTACACATTAAACCAAACAGGAACTTACAACATATATGTATATGTTAATGCAACAATAGCTGGTCAACCTTGGAACTGCACAACTAATATTGTACCAGTAACTGTAGGTATGGTTGCACTTGGTGACATCACTGTATCACCAACAACAATATATCCTGGACAAATTACAGTGGCAGTTCCTGTGACAAGTGCTAACTTCACAGGATATCTAAATGTTACTATTAATGCAACTAATGTAGTATATAATGCAAATACAACAGTGAATATAAATGCACCAACACCACAAACAATTACATATTACTTCTACCCATACATACAATCACCAGGTACTTACACATTAAATGTTACATTGTTAGATAACAATCTAAACATGATACAGAATAAAACAATGAATATAACAGTCTACGATCCAAACTATGTCCTAAGCAACTTAGTAGTTACACCAACATCTGGAGTTGCACCATTAAACATTACAGCAACAGCAAACTTCACAAACAAATACTCAACACCTGTTAATGTGACAGCTATACTCTACATTGATGGTTCAGCAGTTGCAAATCAAACAATTACAGTTCCTGCAAATTCAACACTTCCAATAACATTCAACTATCCAAACTTAGGTGTAGGAACTCATACAATAATGATGGGTACAAATGTTACAACAATATTACCAACATCAAATGTAACAGTTAAAGTCTACGATCCAAACTATGTCCTAAGCAACTTAGTAGTTACACCAACATCTGGAGTTGCACCATTAAACATTACAGCAACAGCAAACTTCACAAACAAATACTCAACACCTGTTAATGTGACAGCAACATTATATGTGAATGGTGCTGCAGTTGCAAGCCGGGCATTAACAGTTGGAAATAATACAACAGTTCCAATAACATTCACTTACACCTTAACACAAGCAGGAACCTACAACGTTACAATAGGAACAAATGTAACAGATGTCTTACCACCAGTTACAGTAACTGTAACAACACCAGCAAACTTCACACTAAGCAACTTAACAGTCACTCCAACATCTGGAGTTGCACCACTAACAATAACTGCAACAGCAAAAGTTACAAACACTGGAGGAACAGCTGGAAACTACACAGCAACATTATATGTGAATAACAATGCTGTAAATCAAACAACAGTAACAGTAGGTCCAGGAAACTCAACAACTGTAAGCCTATCTTACACCTTAACACAAGCTGGAACCTACAACGTTACAATAGGAAACTTAACACCAGTTACAGTGAATGTAACAACACCAGTTGTACCAACGCCAACTCCTGTAGTCCAGAATAAGACATTCTCAATAATATTAAGAAATACAGGAACATCAACAATAACATTCAAATACTACATATCAGTTTACACAAATCCAGTTAATGGAACTAAAGTATACTACAAGGAATTAACAATAACATTGAATGCTGGACAAGAAACAACAATAGATCTAGGTAAATATCCAGACACCTACGCAGTATCAACAACAGCAGTATTCACAAACACAGGAAGAAACTACATGTCAGTTGATTTATATGCAAAATACAACATTGAAGGTTGTGCATCACAAGTCAAAATAATATCCAAAGACATACCACCAAGAACAACAATTAAAGACACAACAAGATTCACAAACAAGAATGGTACAGTAGACATCTGGTAA
- a CDS encoding glycosyl transferase group 1 (COGs: COG0438 Glycosyltransferase~InterPro IPR001296~KEGG: mth:MTH370 LPS biosynthesis RfbU related protein~PFAM: glycosyl transferase group 1~SPTR: O26470 LPS biosynthesis RfbU related protein~PFAM: Glycosyl transferases group 1): protein MKILHVVPYFKPSWEAGGPPRSVYEISYRQAKLGHDVTVYTTDGFKRRINVVKNRAINVDGINVYYFRNLSMFLSSHNIPLPYYMPIVARKEIKDYDIVHIHEFRNFLALVAYYYARKYNVPYVLQPRGSAPRFSKTIRKKIFDFIGSKIFYNACRIIASSKIESRQYKKVFPKVNMSRVVHIPNGINPWELPKKGRFKKKFGIEGKMILYLGRIHERKGLDLLIKAYSKLNNEDVTLVIAGPDDHYLGKLKKLIKKIDKKVVLTGPIYGKEKIEAYTDADVFVLPSKDYYESFGNVVLEAMVCGTPVIVTKYCGISEWINDEVGRIINYDVNELVKALKELLSYNSRSKVRKFALSKFTWDNVVKETMKVYEQCI, encoded by the coding sequence ATGAAGATTCTTCACGTTGTTCCATATTTTAAACCATCTTGGGAAGCTGGAGGACCTCCAAGATCTGTATATGAAATAAGTTATAGGCAAGCTAAATTAGGTCATGATGTAACTGTTTATACAACAGACGGATTTAAGAGGAGAATTAATGTTGTTAAGAATAGAGCTATCAATGTTGATGGCATCAATGTTTATTATTTTAGAAATTTGTCTATGTTCTTATCTTCACATAACATCCCGCTACCTTATTATATGCCAATAGTTGCTAGAAAAGAGATTAAGGATTATGATATTGTTCATATACATGAGTTCCGTAATTTCTTAGCTTTAGTTGCTTATTATTATGCAAGAAAATATAATGTTCCTTATGTATTGCAGCCAAGAGGTTCAGCACCAAGATTCTCAAAAACAATTAGGAAAAAGATATTTGATTTTATTGGATCAAAGATATTCTATAATGCTTGTAGGATTATTGCATCATCTAAAATTGAATCTAGGCAATATAAGAAAGTATTTCCAAAAGTAAATATGAGTCGTGTAGTTCATATTCCTAATGGTATTAATCCATGGGAATTACCTAAAAAAGGTAGATTTAAGAAAAAATTTGGTATTGAAGGCAAAATGATTTTGTATTTAGGAAGAATTCATGAAAGAAAAGGGTTGGATTTACTTATTAAGGCTTATTCCAAGCTTAACAATGAAGATGTAACATTAGTTATTGCAGGCCCTGATGATCATTATCTTGGAAAACTAAAAAAATTAATTAAAAAAATAGATAAGAAGGTTGTTTTAACAGGTCCTATTTATGGAAAGGAAAAAATTGAGGCTTATACTGATGCGGACGTTTTTGTTTTACCATCAAAGGATTATTATGAATCTTTTGGGAATGTTGTACTTGAGGCTATGGTATGCGGAACTCCAGTTATTGTTACAAAATATTGTGGAATTTCAGAATGGATAAATGATGAAGTTGGTAGGATAATTAATTATGATGTCAATGAATTGGTTAAGGCATTAAAAGAATTGCTTAGTTATAATTCAAGATCTAAAGTTCGTAAATTTGCTTTATCAAAATTTACATGGGATAATGTTGTTAAGGAAACTATGAAAGTGTATGAACAATGTATTTAG